In the genome of Tannockella kyphosi, one region contains:
- the rpsO gene encoding 30S ribosomal protein S15 codes for MLTKAEKTAIMTEYATKEGDTGSPEVQIAVLTADINKLNGHFKDHPKDFHSNRGLLKKVGKRRDLLKYLKNKDLERYTVLIKKLGLRR; via the coding sequence ATGTTAACAAAAGCAGAAAAAACAGCTATCATGACTGAATATGCAACAAAAGAAGGAGATACAGGATCTCCAGAAGTACAAATCGCAGTATTAACTGCTGATATCAACAAATTAAATGGTCACTTTAAAGATCATCCAAAAGATTTCCATTCAAACCGTGGATTATTAAAAAAAGTTGGTAAAAGAAGAGATTTATTAAAATATTTAAAAAACAAAGATTTAGAAAGATACACTGTATTAATCAAAAAATTAGGTTTAAGAAGATAG
- the hisG gene encoding ATP phosphoribosyltransferase, producing the protein MIKIAITKGRIEKQVCKMLEKAGYDMDPIFNKDRELLIETKDGLSMIFGKANDVITFLEHGIVDVGFVGKDSLDDSDFDDYYELLDLEIGKCVFALAAYPSYRDCDFKRRKKIASKYPLVTKKYFASKKEDVEIIKLEGSVELGPIVGISDAIVDIVETGSTLKANGLEVIEEISEISTRFICNKVSLKFKKDEILEMVEKLEKQVGR; encoded by the coding sequence ATGATTAAAATAGCAATAACAAAAGGACGTATTGAAAAACAAGTTTGTAAAATGCTTGAAAAAGCAGGATATGATATGGATCCTATTTTTAATAAAGATAGAGAATTATTAATTGAAACAAAAGATGGTTTATCAATGATCTTTGGTAAAGCCAATGATGTCATTACATTTTTAGAACATGGTATTGTAGATGTTGGTTTTGTAGGGAAAGATAGTTTGGATGATAGTGATTTTGATGATTATTATGAGTTATTGGATTTAGAAATAGGGAAGTGTGTTTTTGCTCTAGCTGCTTATCCAAGTTATCGTGATTGTGATTTTAAACGTCGTAAAAAAATAGCTAGTAAATATCCTTTGGTAACTAAAAAATATTTTGCATCTAAAAAAGAAGATGTTGAAATTATTAAGTTAGAGGGTTCTGTAGAATTAGGACCTATTGTTGGTATTTCGGATGCAATTGTAGATATTGTAGAAACTGGTTCTACATTAAAAGCAAATGGATTAGAAGTAATTGAGGAAATAAGTGAAATATCAACACGCTTTATTTGTAATAAAGTTAGTTTGAAATTTAAAAAAGATGAAATCTTAGAAATGGTAGAAAAATTAGAAAAACAGGTAGGGAGATAG
- the hisD gene encoding histidinol dehydrogenase, translating to MLKIIQYTGDVFEIENILQSRKENVSKKVNEDVQAILEDIQCNKDEALMKYANQFDGYVIEKQEDLFVTQDEIEEAMNEIDDDYLRILQRTKKQITDFHQNQVDKSWSMYKDNGVMLGQIVRPIARVGLYIPGGTALYPSTVLMNAIPAKLAGVKELVAFTPVKANGKVDPKLIGAAKVCGVDTIVKVGGVHGVGALAYGTKWLKKVDKIVGPGNLYVATAKKQCYGVVDIDMIAGPSEVLIIADENANPKYVAADLMSQAEHDVLASSILITTSKELANEVNKEIIRQMAYLNRKDIIEQSLNNYGGIILVDNLLTAYQVSNELAPEHLEILIDQPMEALPYIENAGSIFLGQHSPEPLGDYMSGTNHVLPTGGTAKFYSALGVYDFVKYSSYSYYPKPVLETFKEDVIAFANSEGLDGHANSIAVRFEEDEL from the coding sequence ATGTTAAAAATAATTCAATATACTGGTGATGTTTTCGAAATTGAAAATATTTTACAGAGTCGTAAAGAAAATGTCTCAAAAAAAGTAAATGAAGATGTCCAAGCAATCTTAGAAGATATTCAATGTAATAAAGATGAAGCATTAATGAAATACGCTAATCAATTTGATGGATATGTGATTGAAAAACAAGAAGATTTATTTGTAACACAAGATGAAATAGAAGAGGCTATGAATGAGATAGATGATGATTACTTGCGTATTTTACAAAGAACGAAAAAACAAATTACTGATTTTCATCAAAATCAAGTTGATAAATCTTGGTCTATGTATAAAGATAATGGAGTCATGTTAGGACAAATAGTACGTCCGATTGCTCGAGTAGGGCTTTATATTCCAGGAGGAACTGCTTTATATCCTTCTACCGTCTTAATGAATGCTATTCCAGCAAAACTTGCTGGAGTAAAAGAACTAGTTGCTTTTACTCCTGTTAAAGCAAATGGGAAGGTAGATCCTAAATTAATTGGTGCTGCAAAAGTATGTGGTGTTGATACGATTGTAAAAGTAGGTGGTGTTCACGGTGTAGGCGCTTTAGCGTATGGTACAAAGTGGTTAAAGAAGGTTGATAAAATTGTTGGTCCAGGTAATTTATATGTCGCTACAGCCAAAAAACAATGCTATGGAGTAGTGGATATTGATATGATTGCAGGACCTAGTGAAGTGCTTATTATTGCAGATGAAAATGCAAATCCTAAGTATGTTGCAGCTGATTTAATGTCTCAAGCAGAACATGATGTTTTAGCTAGTTCTATTTTGATTACAACATCGAAAGAGTTAGCGAATGAGGTGAATAAGGAAATTATTCGTCAAATGGCTTATTTAAATAGAAAAGATATTATTGAACAATCATTGAATAATTATGGTGGTATTATTTTAGTAGATAATTTATTAACTGCTTATCAAGTATCTAATGAATTAGCTCCAGAACATTTAGAAATCTTAATTGATCAACCAATGGAAGCATTGCCTTATATAGAAAATGCTGGAAGCATATTCTTAGGGCAACATTCACCAGAACCTTTAGGAGATTATATGTCTGGTACAAATCATGTATTACCTACTGGTGGTACTGCTAAATTCTATTCTGCTTTAGGAGTATATGATTTTGTAAAATATTCTTCTTACAGTTATTATCCAAAACCAGTTTTAGAAACATTTAAAGAGGATGTAATCGCTTTTGCGAATAGTGAAGGACTAGATGGTCATGCGAATAGTATTGCAGTTCGTTTTGAGGAGGATGAGTTATGA
- a CDS encoding Cof-type HAD-IIB family hydrolase — protein MDKKYFFFDIDGTLVDNQTKEIVPSALETLNLLQQNGHFVAIATGRAHYKAIHFSKSVGIKNMICNGGYGIVVNEELIENRPLDREKSIALYQEAIRLGYGVLLALDDSQYVTSQDMQFIKQVGYRNEPTTYLIDSDFDIHQVENIYKIYVAISSKEEDKLTLKDTLGHLRFVEEYLMFQNDDKKWGVCKMMDLLNANYKDVVVFGDDFNDLVMFDKYWYSIAMGNACDELKQKADYICDTNINDGIYKVCREKGWI, from the coding sequence ATGGATAAGAAATATTTTTTCTTTGATATAGATGGTACATTAGTAGATAATCAAACCAAAGAAATTGTACCCTCTGCATTAGAGACATTAAACTTATTACAACAAAATGGTCATTTTGTAGCAATAGCGACAGGGAGAGCACATTATAAAGCAATTCATTTTAGTAAATCTGTTGGTATTAAAAATATGATTTGTAATGGTGGGTATGGAATCGTTGTAAATGAGGAGTTAATTGAAAATAGACCATTAGATAGAGAAAAATCAATAGCACTTTATCAAGAAGCAATACGACTAGGATATGGTGTATTATTAGCGTTAGACGATAGTCAATATGTTACTAGCCAAGATATGCAATTTATCAAACAAGTAGGTTATCGTAATGAACCAACTACTTATTTAATAGATAGTGACTTTGATATTCATCAAGTTGAAAATATTTATAAAATATATGTAGCTATATCTTCAAAAGAAGAAGATAAACTTACTTTAAAAGATACATTAGGTCATTTACGATTTGTAGAAGAGTATTTAATGTTTCAAAATGATGATAAAAAATGGGGTGTTTGTAAAATGATGGACCTATTAAACGCTAATTATAAAGATGTTGTCGTCTTTGGTGATGATTTTAATGATTTAGTGATGTTTGATAAGTACTGGTACAGTATTGCAATGGGGAATGCCTGCGATGAATTGAAACAAAAAGCAGACTATATTTGTGATACGAATATAAATGATGGTATTTATAAAGTGTGTCGTGAAAAAGGTTGGATTTGA
- a CDS encoding ABC transporter permease — translation MDLKQAKKLERKKFFSDPFTVIAVVGLFLFLFLFILYPLTILLVDSMYIDSKFTFDTFIRIFNMSAFKIAIKNTLVLGTITGIGGTVIGFAFAYLDAYILIKNKFIKGMFNAISILPVVSPPFVLSLSAIFLFGRTGFITRGIFDLSTIALYGLPGIALVQILTFFPVCYLMLKGLLRNIDPSLEEAARNMGASRWQVFKTVTLPLLLPGLTNAFLITFIESVADFANPMLIGGSYDTLATSIYLQLTGAYDKAGATAMAVVLLVISMGLFIFAKYGVESKSVSTLTGKASRERQLVSERNVKAPLMIFCTCIGGFVLLMYFIVPLGSLFTLWGQDYSLSFKWYEYVFKNKGYTVFTDSMILAAIAAPITAFLSMLIAYLVVKKKFFGKSIMEFVAMLAMAVPGTVLGVGFIRGFSSGLYYTGILSGLYGTGAIIIIVFVVRSLPVGTRSGIAALRQIDKSIEESAFDLGASGAKVFTSVTLPLIKDSFFSGLVTTFVRSITAISAIILLVTPEYLLITVRINEFAEKGSYGVACAYATILIIITFTAIMLMEAVLKRISTTKQFTGGE, via the coding sequence ATGGACTTGAAACAAGCGAAAAAATTAGAGAGAAAGAAGTTTTTTTCTGATCCATTTACGGTAATAGCTGTTGTAGGGCTATTTTTATTCTTATTTTTATTTATTTTATATCCATTAACTATTTTACTTGTGGACAGTATGTATATTGATTCAAAGTTTACGTTTGATACATTTATACGAATTTTTAATATGTCTGCATTTAAGATTGCAATTAAAAATACGTTAGTTCTAGGTACTATTACTGGTATTGGTGGGACTGTTATAGGTTTTGCTTTTGCGTATTTAGATGCTTATATTTTAATTAAAAATAAGTTTATAAAAGGAATGTTTAATGCAATATCTATTTTACCAGTAGTATCACCACCTTTTGTATTATCTTTGTCAGCTATCTTTTTGTTTGGTAGAACTGGATTTATTACAAGAGGAATATTTGATTTAAGTACAATTGCGTTGTATGGATTACCAGGGATAGCTTTAGTTCAAATTCTAACATTTTTCCCTGTGTGTTATTTAATGTTAAAAGGGTTACTTCGTAATATTGATCCTTCTTTAGAAGAGGCTGCAAGAAATATGGGTGCTTCTCGTTGGCAAGTTTTTAAAACTGTTACGTTGCCATTGTTGTTACCTGGACTTACAAATGCATTTTTAATTACATTTATTGAGTCAGTAGCTGATTTTGCTAATCCAATGTTAATTGGGGGAAGTTATGATACGTTAGCAACTTCTATTTATTTACAGTTAACAGGGGCCTATGATAAAGCTGGAGCAACTGCGATGGCTGTTGTGTTGCTTGTTATATCGATGGGATTGTTTATTTTTGCCAAATATGGAGTAGAAAGTAAATCTGTATCTACTTTAACAGGAAAAGCGTCAAGAGAAAGACAATTAGTTTCTGAACGAAATGTCAAAGCTCCATTGATGATTTTCTGTACTTGTATTGGTGGTTTTGTTTTATTAATGTATTTTATTGTTCCATTAGGATCATTGTTTACATTATGGGGACAAGATTATTCATTATCATTTAAATGGTATGAATATGTCTTTAAAAACAAAGGATATACCGTCTTTACAGATTCGATGATCTTAGCGGCTATTGCTGCACCAATCACGGCATTCTTGTCGATGTTGATTGCATATCTAGTTGTAAAGAAAAAGTTTTTTGGGAAGAGTATTATGGAATTTGTTGCTATGTTAGCAATGGCAGTTCCTGGAACGGTATTAGGTGTTGGATTTATTCGTGGGTTTAGTAGTGGATTGTACTACACTGGAATACTATCAGGTTTATATGGTACAGGGGCAATTATTATTATTGTTTTTGTTGTTCGATCGTTGCCTGTTGGAACTAGAAGTGGGATTGCTGCATTACGACAAATTGATAAATCGATTGAAGAATCGGCGTTTGATTTAGGTGCCTCGGGAGCAAAAGTATTTACTTCTGTTACGTTGCCACTTATTAAAGATTCTTTCTTTAGTGGATTAGTAACTACATTTGTACGTTCTATTACTGCTATTTCTGCAATTATCTTATTAGTAACACCAGAATACTTATTGATTACAGTACGTATCAATGAGTTTGCAGAAAAAGGAAGTTATGGTGTAGCATGTGCTTATGCAACTATATTAATTATTATTACTTTTACAGCAATTATGTTAATGGAAGCTGTGTTAAAGAGAATCAGTACTACAAAACAATTTACAGGAGGAGAGTAG
- a CDS encoding ABC transporter substrate-binding protein, with translation MKKLLVLVLSVCLSCTTLVGCSSSEEEEDRELVIYGSCEEEYLAAVAVAFEEYSGISVSYQRLSTGEVLTKIEEEDGNPSADVWFGGTTDPYNEAAELGLLYAYDAENAENLIGDQYKHEDNYWYGIYTGILGIFWNTEELDRLGLEAPSDWDDLLNPEYEGLIAFANPNTSGTGLLFINTMVQIMGEDAAMDYFAELDNNIMQYTKSGSGASKMVPLGEVVIGVGFLHDVVYQIVDMGYDNIGMTAPTSGTSYEIGATAIFEGATNMDEAQEFIEFALSPDCVDIAQENGSYQFLVIDGAADVQAAVDAGLDTIETIEYDFEDATANGSAYRETFFEVINNDDRVMTE, from the coding sequence ATGAAAAAATTATTGGTATTAGTTTTAAGTGTATGTTTATCATGCACAACATTAGTTGGATGTTCTTCAAGTGAAGAGGAAGAAGATAGAGAATTGGTTATCTATGGTTCTTGCGAAGAAGAATATTTAGCAGCAGTTGCAGTTGCTTTTGAAGAATATTCTGGTATATCTGTTAGTTATCAAAGATTGTCAACTGGAGAAGTTTTAACAAAAATTGAAGAAGAAGATGGTAACCCAAGTGCCGATGTATGGTTTGGGGGAACTACTGATCCTTACAATGAAGCAGCTGAATTAGGTTTGTTATATGCTTATGATGCAGAGAATGCAGAAAACTTAATTGGTGATCAGTATAAACATGAAGATAATTATTGGTATGGTATCTATACTGGTATCTTAGGTATCTTCTGGAATACGGAAGAATTAGATCGTTTAGGTTTAGAAGCACCTAGTGATTGGGATGATTTATTAAATCCTGAATATGAAGGATTAATTGCATTTGCAAATCCTAATACTTCTGGTACAGGTTTATTATTCATTAACACTATGGTTCAAATTATGGGTGAAGATGCAGCAATGGATTATTTTGCAGAATTAGATAATAATATTATGCAATATACAAAGAGTGGTTCTGGTGCATCTAAAATGGTTCCTTTAGGGGAAGTTGTTATAGGTGTTGGATTCTTACATGACGTAGTATATCAAATTGTTGATATGGGATATGATAACATCGGTATGACTGCTCCAACATCAGGAACATCATATGAAATTGGTGCTACTGCAATTTTTGAAGGAGCTACTAATATGGATGAAGCACAAGAATTTATTGAATTTGCTTTATCACCAGACTGTGTTGATATTGCACAAGAAAATGGTTCTTATCAATTCTTAGTAATTGATGGTGCTGCAGATGTTCAAGCAGCTGTTGATGCTGGATTAGATACTATCGAAACAATTGAATATGATTTCGAAGATGCTACAGCAAATGGTTCTGCTTATAGAGAAACATTCTTTGAAGTTATTAACAACGATGATCGTGTAATGACTGAATAA
- a CDS encoding ATP phosphoribosyltransferase regulatory subunit: protein MKEFMYIVPEESIDCVFEDVTSLRFVENQLRECFVSKQYQEVLLPSLEYTDLYMSLDPNLKTSEIFQFINHEGRSIAMRYDFTVPLARLYATTQKENEGRYCYFGKVYRKVKRHKGRSSEIYQGGVELINCPGIQGDIQCLNLMQQTIPMLGLDKVIVEVGYAPFFHRLIEIVGHPETLTKILKYRDISGMKQFVAILDIDVTMQQLLLALPMSFGSLDEIKDKILATKDMVLIECLHYLIKINESMSSTSTIIFDLGMVPSMHYYTGIMIKGYASESVDCIVNGGRYDHLLERFDLPVGAVGFCYNISQIIQSMQKGVQNND, encoded by the coding sequence ATGAAAGAATTTATGTATATCGTACCAGAGGAGAGTATTGACTGTGTTTTTGAGGATGTCACAAGTCTACGTTTTGTTGAAAATCAATTAAGGGAATGTTTTGTATCGAAACAGTACCAAGAAGTTTTGTTACCAAGTTTAGAGTATACAGATTTGTATATGTCACTTGATCCAAACTTAAAAACTAGTGAGATCTTTCAATTTATTAATCATGAGGGAAGAAGTATTGCGATGAGGTATGATTTTACGGTTCCTTTAGCTAGGCTTTATGCAACAACGCAAAAAGAAAATGAAGGGCGTTATTGTTATTTTGGGAAGGTTTATCGTAAAGTAAAACGTCATAAAGGAAGAAGTAGTGAAATTTATCAAGGTGGTGTTGAATTAATAAATTGTCCGGGTATTCAGGGTGATATTCAATGTCTTAATTTAATGCAACAAACAATACCAATGTTAGGTTTGGATAAAGTGATTGTGGAAGTTGGTTATGCACCATTTTTCCATCGTTTAATTGAGATTGTGGGTCATCCTGAAACGTTAACAAAAATATTGAAATATCGTGATATTAGTGGAATGAAGCAATTTGTAGCAATATTAGATATTGATGTAACAATGCAACAATTATTATTAGCTTTACCAATGTCATTTGGTTCTTTAGATGAAATAAAAGATAAGATTTTAGCTACGAAAGATATGGTTTTAATAGAATGTTTACATTATTTAATAAAAATTAATGAATCAATGAGTTCTACATCGACTATTATTTTTGATTTAGGAATGGTTCCATCGATGCATTATTATACTGGGATTATGATCAAGGGTTATGCTAGTGAAAGTGTAGATTGTATTGTGAATGGTGGTCGTTATGATCATTTGTTAGAAAGATTTGATTTACCAGTAGGAGCAGTTGGGTTCTGTTATAACATTAGTCAAATTATTCAATCGATGCAAAAAGGGGTACAAAACAATGATTAA
- a CDS encoding AI-2E family transporter, with the protein MKHIQEKKERIIFFIYYLIIGLSLFVICYVIKNYLMGLVCCLLVVGSMQSLLSMLEKKDIIHSKIARILVCFVVYIGLFIVISGGSYFLSQRFIMVITWFFNQIEKIDTSNYIVSKLIDYIHINQVSIMNNSIAWIHQFLISLPNLFLNLFFVILTSFLVLFDYYHLKMKLMDLLGKYALQGYFIVETSKRVLGIYLKVHIKIYFCLLVEMLIGFYLFGIKPAFCYAFVFSFFDLLPVIGIELVFLPWIFYLFIQGDLIFAFQLLLLYSVLFFSKQWIETKGMADYCGIPVLYMLIGIYICIRFFGLIGMLIGPFLCIMLYEIYIKGKENG; encoded by the coding sequence ATGAAACATATTCAAGAGAAAAAAGAACGTATTATATTCTTTATTTATTATTTAATCATAGGATTAAGTCTATTCGTTATTTGTTATGTTATTAAAAATTATTTAATGGGTTTGGTATGTTGTTTGTTGGTGGTTGGAAGTATGCAATCACTACTGTCAATGTTAGAAAAGAAAGATATAATTCATTCTAAGATAGCAAGAATACTTGTTTGTTTTGTTGTTTATATAGGACTATTTATTGTGATAAGTGGGGGTAGTTATTTTTTATCGCAACGATTTATAATGGTTATTACTTGGTTTTTTAATCAGATTGAAAAGATTGATACTTCTAATTATATAGTATCTAAATTGATTGATTATATTCATATAAATCAAGTTAGTATAATGAATAATAGTATTGCATGGATTCATCAGTTCTTAATTAGTTTACCTAATCTTTTTTTGAATCTTTTTTTTGTGATATTAACTTCTTTTTTAGTTTTATTTGATTATTATCATTTGAAAATGAAACTAATGGACTTGTTAGGGAAATATGCTTTGCAGGGATATTTTATAGTAGAAACTAGTAAACGGGTGTTGGGGATTTATTTGAAAGTGCATATTAAGATTTATTTTTGTTTGTTAGTAGAGATGTTGATTGGATTTTATTTATTTGGGATAAAACCAGCTTTTTGTTATGCGTTTGTTTTTTCTTTTTTTGACTTATTGCCAGTGATAGGAATAGAGTTAGTCTTTTTACCATGGATTTTCTATTTATTTATTCAAGGAGATCTTATTTTTGCTTTTCAGTTATTGTTGTTATATAGCGTTTTGTTTTTTTCAAAACAATGGATTGAAACAAAAGGAATGGCGGATTATTGTGGGATACCAGTCCTATATATGTTAATAGGGATTTATATATGTATTCGTTTTTTTGGATTAATAGGCATGTTAATTGGGCCATTTTTATGTATAATGTTATATGAAATATATATAAAGGGGAAAGAAAATGGATAA
- the hisH gene encoding imidazole glycerol phosphate synthase subunit HisH, with protein sequence MIAIIDYNVGNLLSVQSAFDRLEMESVITRDPIVIKQAKGIVLPGVGTFKVAMQNLKQFGLIEIISECKDKGVPILGICLGMQILFEKGFEVEETKGLGFIPGVVDYMNIDEKIPHMGWNQLVFCQESPLLQYIDEHDDVYFVHSYMATCPQDNLVAYSMYGSNKITAIVKNKNVMGCQFHPEKSGKIGSKILMGFREMIG encoded by the coding sequence ATGATAGCAATTATTGATTATAATGTGGGTAATTTATTAAGTGTTCAAAGTGCTTTTGATCGTTTAGAAATGGAGAGTGTCATTACAAGAGATCCAATTGTAATAAAACAAGCAAAAGGGATTGTTTTACCTGGTGTAGGAACTTTTAAAGTAGCAATGCAAAATTTAAAACAATTTGGATTAATTGAAATAATAAGTGAATGTAAAGATAAAGGAGTTCCAATATTAGGGATTTGTTTAGGTATGCAGATTTTGTTTGAAAAAGGATTTGAAGTAGAAGAAACAAAGGGATTAGGGTTTATTCCAGGAGTTGTTGATTATATGAATATTGATGAAAAAATACCTCATATGGGATGGAATCAGTTAGTCTTTTGTCAAGAATCTCCTTTGTTACAATATATTGATGAACATGATGATGTTTATTTTGTACATTCTTATATGGCTACTTGTCCACAAGATAATTTAGTAGCTTATAGTATGTATGGATCCAATAAAATAACAGCTATTGTTAAAAATAAGAATGTAATGGGATGTCAGTTTCATCCAGAAAAAAGTGGTAAAATTGGAAGTAAAATATTAATGGGATTTAGGGAGATGATAGGATGA
- a CDS encoding ABC transporter ATP-binding protein: MKTPKGVQLKDISKVYLDPKTKKEFYAVDHISLDIEPGQFVTLLGPSGCGKTTTLRMIAGFESPDSGEIDLGGEAINELPPNKRDTAMVFQSYALLPHINVYQNVAYGLNIKKLPKNEIKERVTKMLELVELEGMEERMTNQLSGGQQQRVALARALVMEPGVLLFDEPLSNLDAKLRVSMRTEIRKIQQMIGITAVYVTHDQSEAMSISDQVIVMNKGVIAQKGTPREIYLQPKDKFVAQFIGEANFINGKVLDKAENEVTVELNGSPVQIPFKGSLEVDEVCEIVIRPESIVLEDEGLLPCEVILSTFMGTHQYYEVLVDGVRFTVTEYNPKSHKTYNAGDKAFLVFDVHNLHILDK; the protein is encoded by the coding sequence ATGAAAACTCCAAAAGGTGTTCAATTAAAAGATATATCGAAAGTATATCTTGATCCAAAAACAAAAAAAGAATTTTATGCAGTTGATCATATATCATTAGATATAGAACCAGGTCAATTTGTCACTTTACTTGGTCCCTCAGGATGTGGTAAAACAACAACATTAAGAATGATTGCTGGTTTTGAAAGTCCAGATAGTGGGGAAATAGATTTAGGTGGAGAGGCTATCAATGAACTACCACCAAATAAAAGAGATACTGCCATGGTTTTCCAAAGCTATGCTTTATTACCACATATCAATGTATACCAAAATGTAGCTTATGGTTTAAACATTAAAAAATTACCTAAAAATGAAATTAAAGAACGTGTTACTAAAATGTTAGAATTAGTGGAATTAGAAGGTATGGAAGAAAGAATGACAAATCAATTATCCGGAGGACAACAACAACGTGTAGCGCTTGCTAGAGCGTTAGTTATGGAACCAGGAGTATTGTTGTTTGATGAACCTTTATCTAACTTAGATGCGAAGTTACGTGTTTCTATGCGAACAGAAATTCGAAAAATTCAACAAATGATTGGTATTACGGCTGTTTATGTTACCCATGATCAATCGGAAGCAATGAGTATTTCTGATCAAGTTATTGTCATGAATAAAGGAGTTATTGCTCAAAAAGGAACTCCAAGAGAAATTTATTTACAACCAAAAGATAAATTTGTTGCTCAATTTATTGGAGAAGCTAATTTTATTAATGGAAAAGTACTTGATAAAGCTGAAAATGAAGTGACAGTGGAATTAAATGGATCACCTGTTCAAATTCCTTTTAAAGGAAGTTTGGAAGTAGATGAAGTATGTGAAATCGTGATTAGACCAGAATCAATTGTTTTAGAAGATGAAGGATTACTTCCATGTGAAGTTATTTTATCTACATTTATGGGAACTCATCAATATTATGAAGTATTAGTAGATGGTGTTCGTTTTACTGTAACAGAATATAATCCAAAATCTCATAAAACATATAATGCGGGAGATAAAGCTTTCTTAGTATTTGATGTCCATAATTTACATATTTTAGATAAATAA
- the hisB gene encoding imidazoleglycerol-phosphate dehydratase HisB, whose protein sequence is MRASSLKRETLETSIELSLNLDGNGTSNIHTGVGFFDHMLTLLAFHGNFDLEVTCHGDLEVDCHHTVEDIGIALGICMKEALGDKLGIMRYGSFTIPMDEAKVTVDLDISARPYLVYNCDVSLPLLGNYETEMTEEFFRAFSQQAGITLHINKAYGKNTHHIIEAAFKATGRALAIALSNDPTRSNKVISSKGVI, encoded by the coding sequence ATGAGAGCAAGTAGTTTGAAAAGAGAAACTTTAGAAACTAGTATTGAATTATCATTGAATTTAGATGGGAATGGAACTAGTAATATTCATACAGGTGTTGGCTTTTTTGATCATATGCTAACATTATTAGCTTTTCATGGTAATTTTGATTTAGAAGTTACTTGTCATGGTGATTTGGAAGTAGATTGTCATCATACGGTTGAAGATATTGGAATTGCCTTAGGGATATGTATGAAAGAAGCTTTAGGGGATAAATTGGGAATTATGCGTTATGGGAGTTTTACTATCCCAATGGATGAAGCAAAAGTAACAGTTGATTTAGATATTAGTGCTAGACCATATTTAGTATATAATTGTGATGTTTCATTGCCTTTACTAGGAAATTATGAAACAGAAATGACAGAAGAGTTTTTTAGAGCTTTTAGTCAACAAGCAGGTATCACATTACATATTAATAAGGCATATGGTAAAAATACACACCACATTATTGAAGCAGCTTTTAAAGCGACAGGTAGAGCTTTAGCAATAGCATTAAGTAATGATCCAACTAGAAGTAACAAAGTAATTTCTTCTAAAGGAGTTATTTAA